In Miscanthus floridulus cultivar M001 chromosome 19, ASM1932011v1, whole genome shotgun sequence, the DNA window GCCTGTTGGGCTACAGAAAAAGAAGGGAAACAAGATTGATGTTTTTGTGCGTGTTGGGCTCTATTCGGGCCTCAACCCCACGTGGTAGGCCTCCTGGGCTGACACAGACCTCGTCCCAGGCGGCAAATTTCAGGGCAGGAGCATCATCCCACGCTGGAGTTCAAAATTTCTATTCGTAGGCACTCACAAATAGCCCCTTTGGACTTGcggatttttttttctgttttctgCAATTTTCTTGTGAAAATAAAATGATTTTTGTgaaattcctgtgttccaaagaTCCTAAATGATGCAAGTATACATATTTTTAATTTGTTCTCCAACCTCTACTCGTGGTTAAATTTTTCACATATGTTTTtcatttataatttgaattagcCCCGTTCATTCTGTAACTTTGAGCAATTTGGTCAAACTGGGCAACTTCAGGCATCATCCTGGTCACTGAGAAATGGAAAGAAGATTGTTCGTTGTGCTTTCCCAATCCTGAATCCAACGCTAACTTGCCCGTGCTGCCTCCTCTTCATCGCAGTTGCAGGTTGCTTCACTCCGCTGCGATTCTCACCCTCACACAGCCGTCTTCTCTTACGGCACTCAACGCATCCGGGCTTTTGGTGCACCCCCGCCACTACATAGCCAATAGCTCCGGGCTCTTGCCGTGCCATGCCAGAAACGAGGAGCCACCTCTCGATGGAGTCGGTGGCGTCGAACACCACCCcgttcgcggcggcggcgggcacggCCGCCGAGGAGGAGGCGTCGATGCGGCGCGTCGCCAACCGCATCATCCGCGCCCTGCAGCACCAGCTCCGGCTGCTGCACCGCGCCGGCGCGGAGTTCTTTGTGCTCGGCGCCACGGGAAACGTGTACACGGTGACGCTGTCCACCACGCCGGCGTGCACGTGCCCGGACCCCGCCGTGCCCTGCAAGCACATCCTCTTCGTGCTGCTCCGCGTCCTCGGCCTCTCCCTCGACGAGGCCTGCGTCTGGGGGCAGACGCTGCGCCCGTGCCAGGTCGCGCAGCTCGTCGGCACGCCCACCTACCCGGACGTGCTCGCCGGCGCGCGCGCCCGGGAGAGGTTCCACCAGTTGTGGTCGGCCCGGCCGGCCAACAAGCCTGCCGACGACCGGCAGAAGGCGTCGTCGCGGAGGCCACTCGACGGCGCGGCATGTCCGGTGTGCCTCGAGGAGATGGAGCCGGCACCGGCCTCAGAGGGCAGCAGCGGGACCGCAGCGCAGGCGATCCTGACGTGCAGGACGTGCCGGAACGCGGTGCACGCCGAGTGCTTCGCGCGCTGGAAGCGAAGCCGCTCACGACGGGCGGCGACGTGTGTCGTTTGCCGCTCGCGGTGGAGGCAGCCGAACCGGGAGCAGGAACAAGAGCAGTACATGAACCTCGCCGCCTACATGAACGACGACGGCGACGTCACCATGCAGAACGCCGACGGCGGGCTGTGCGCGGGGTAGTTGCAGGCGTTCGCATATTCAAGAGGCTAATTGTGATTTGTGACATAACCGTGTCTGTACATAATATAGCATCTCATTTCATtaaatttttttcattttcatagGGAACAAATTTGTACGACATACATCATGTACAAACCTGATGTATTAATAAAACAATATTATTTACATCTATATCAATATATATATCTATTAATAATATTAGCGACTATTAAAGAGCAAAAAAATTTCAGCTTGTTCGGCAGCTTGTTTTGATAGCTGTTGGGGCTGTTGCTGCAACTAGTTCTTCTCACATAACACTGTTAAAATAGCTAGCAGCAGCTGACAACCGAACAAAGTGTTTttcccctctctttctctctcttccattCGTCGGCTCCTTGATTCTCTAGGCCCAGTCGTCTCTCGCCCTCATCCTTGTTGATATAAGTTTGtactccctctatttcaaattacaAGATATTTTAATTTTTAAGATACATAGATTTTACTATACACTTAGGTATatacattatatctagatacataataaaacatTATATCTAGAGAAGCCAAAACGTTCTATAATTTAAAACATAGGAAGTAGCTACAAAATCTTCGTGGGCGCCTCACTACCCATGCCATAGCCTGGCCGTACAAGACCTTcatgttaggattgatctcccatcaacggcctaactgggccttgtcctcgcgccctgatcgggggcgcccaaccctacatggttggtgggcccccgtcgcacagcgctataaaggaaaggtgggggccggggctcgtagtacgaggttcaccgcgccgccagtcacccaaccgacatcctaaccctagacccgatcgaaagtagcaacgccacccgacgcacacgccgtcgccgaggacgccacagcgccgactccctctccaccgaacgtcactgccggcgcgcagatggcgtccgtcaatgAAACCCCGGCCAAAGCTTCAAAAACTACGGCATTCGATGGTTTGCGACCtatcacccctctctctctctctctgtgaaaTCCTAATACTCGACTACTATGCTAAGTATCCCGATCCGATGAATATACCTAAAACTAGAACCCTAATAATGGTACCGGAGCCAAGGTTCGACAAGAAATCAGATCGGCTAAGTGAAACCGACCGATTTGATGCGGATCGGGAAAGAAAGTAGAAAactgaaccctaagacctaaccctaattcccaAAATCAAAACTGAACAAGGGAttgaagaaggggaaaagggtGGGTCGGATTCCGAGAACCCTAGACGCAAATCCGAAAgagagaaaaggggaagaagaaagaagaagggtcgaacCCTAAACCTAATCCCATTTTTTTTCCAATCGGATGaacgaaaagaaagaaataaaaggcAAAGAAAACGAATCGGCAAGAACAAACCCTAAACCTAACCCTAAGTTTTTCCCCCATTCGGATAAAACCGAAAAGAACAAACTCAAAATCGGAAAGGggaaaaattagggttagggttcgtccgATGAACCTTCACCGGCGCGGAGAAGAAGAGCCGAACCGGCTCTTCACTGGCGTGGGAGAAGAAGCGCCGATTCGGCTCGCTGCTCgctgggctcggccaaggggcgccgcggccaggccgctcgacggcggcgtgctcaccggggggggggggggggagcacgcgcgccggcgacggcgccaaggCTCGCCATGGCTGCCCGCTCCGCTCGTCGTCGCTCGGTTGCGGCTGCGCTGCACTGAAGGAGAAGAGAGAGAgcagtgaggcgaagagagagagagaccgaaTGAAATGGCTAGGGTTTTTTCCAGGGCGCCGGCCACGGCGAGCCTTTTGATCCGCGCGAAACGGacgctcggccgtcggatcagATCGAACGCCCGAGATGCGCTGGGCCAAGTcgaggcccaggcgggcgcgaggGCGCGAcgcactttgccggcccaggcccaggttgcggcctgggtgcggcctgtgcgCGCGAGGCAAGCCGGGCCAAGCCGGTTCagcgcgtcttgggccgcgctgggctgaaaatgaaaagaagaacaagaaactttttcttattattttccagGAGTAATTTAAATGcaaattttgatgaatttgaatgattttaaCACAATTTTCtatgcaaattttatccaacgatattttgctcagaaaacagtgaattttttagtgcttctggaaaataataatatgaaaagattattaatgtttccgctgtgcatgataattattgttctctttaattaaatttgaaccaacgggataatttaatttttaagagaaatgaatttctgataattttgatacgATTATGATATTGtaattttctgaccaacgttgttaataacaatattataatttttgatccatgagaaattgtgcat includes these proteins:
- the LOC136529941 gene encoding uncharacterized protein, which gives rise to MPETRSHLSMESVASNTTPFAAAAGTAAEEEASMRRVANRIIRALQHQLRLLHRAGAEFFVLGATGNVYTVTLSTTPACTCPDPAVPCKHILFVLLRVLGLSLDEACVWGQTLRPCQVAQLVGTPTYPDVLAGARARERFHQLWSARPANKPADDRQKASSRRPLDGAACPVCLEEMEPAPASEGSSGTAAQAILTCRTCRNAVHAECFARWKRSRSRRAATCVVCRSRWRQPNREQEQEQYMNLAAYMNDDGDVTMQNADGGLCAG